The nucleotide sequence gcataactcgcaaaccgctaatacttagaactcgtatcttatatcgttagaaaggtaatttgacaaagaacacgtctaaatacatttcaccaaccaaaaatgttatttgtaacaatcggctttccaaagtaaatgatcaattaatgtacacatttaatacacaaatttgataagtgcacatttatgattcgggcatttaatgcatacatataacatgccgttttgtaggtaatcgagcatacaatacaactaactacttactaactacaattcatgtcattcaatgcatcaaatattcatttcaagcttatcaaaccctaacccgaattcaccaaaatcactaatcaagtttatggagttttctcaagcaacctacacatcaatttgaagctagtgatactaggaacacatttaatacatgcatttataacatttaacaacattcaaacaaccaaatcaccaaatcaaacacaccaaagttcatactcaagctagttacttcaaataacgaaatcgagcatataaatcatatattcatgttagacttgagccatagacactaattaacaactttataagttcaaaaatatcaagaacacaaaatctagtgattttagaaagttacccaaacttgatgaagtcggtatggaatcgaagaggaagttgcaaggatttcaaatatgtaatttgttttgcaagacacccgctagcttggatttagatgatgattccttgtttgagaaattgagagaaaatatggaagtagaagaagaaaagggaaaatgaaaaaagaaaagatgggggtgggggttgactagtcaaaggctagtcacctctttggcattttggcgaaactagtccctctagttcggttgcgggtgcgtgaattacctagacgagatatttttaaaacacgtattaacgggagatgttataaacatataacgggatttaaatagttaaacggaaaagtaaacggaaaaaggcgggatgttacattacctactctttaaaagaaatttcgtcccgaaatttaagtaagcgtagtagtcgttgtttcttcctcgaaatcctgcgtttccggaattgggaataaatgagggtatttcttttgcatttgatcttgcctttcccaagtaaactcgggtcctcttttggcgttccaacggactttaacaatcgggattcggctttgtttcaatgtcttgacggaggtgtccacaatttcaaccggttcctccacaaaatgaagcttgtcatcaatagtaagttcctcgagagggatgacgatatcgggttcggcaagacactttttcaagttagatacatggaaggtaggatgaacggagttcaattgaggcggaagatctaaacgataagcaacgtttccaatacgctccaagatttcgaaaggaccaatataccgcggatttagcttcccgcgtttcccaaaacggattacacctttccaaggtgcaacctttaacattactcggtcaccgacttgaaattcgaggtcgttgcgtcttttgtcggtgtagcacttttgacgactccgggccgtccggagcctatctcggatttgtacgatcttctcggtggtttcgtgaatgagttcgggtccggtgatttgcacgtcgcctacctcggcccaacaaagaggtgaacgacattttcggccatatagcgcttcaaaaggtgcggctttaatactcgcgtgataactattgttgtaagagaactcggcgagaggtaagtgcttgtcccaagcttttccaaaatcaaccacgcaagctcgtaacatgtcctccaaggtttgaattgtacgttcgctttgtccatcggtttgaggatgatatgcggtgctcatgtctaaacgcgttcccaacacttcttgcaaggtacgccaaaatctagaaacaaaacggccatctcgatcggagataatcgataaaggtacaccatatcgggctacgatttctttaatgtaaagttgcgcaagtttctccattttgtcggtctccttcatggcaagaaagtgtgcggatttggtgagacggtcaacaataacccaaatggtatcataaccgcccgtcgtttttggtagtttggtgataaaatccatcgttatcctttcccacttccattgcgggatctcgggttgttgaagtagtctggacggtctttggtgttcggctttgactttggaacatgtcaaacacttggaaacataagtagctacgtcccttttgatgttcggccaccaatattgttgtttaaggtcgtggtacatcttattggcaccggggtggatcgagtatcgtgacttatgggcttcatctaaaatgagacttcgtaggttcccataactaggcacccaaatccttccggcgaaatatcagagtccggtttccttagtttcgaatcgagagacgagaatgttcaagagctagtgtgaaacgttttcatccttgagagcctcatcttgggctacccgaatttggctattaaggttggtgtggatggtgatgtttaaggctcggacacgaagaggcaccactctttcttttcgacttaaggcatcggctactacgtttgccttcccgggatggtaacgaagttcgcaatcgtaatcgtttaaggtttcaatccaccttcattgtctcatgattagttgcttttgatcgaagatgtgttggagacttttgtgatcggtaaagatagtactcttggttccataaagatagtgtctccacattttaagtgcaaagacaacggctccgagttcgagatcatgtgtcgtgtagtttcgttcatgaattttgagttgtcgagaagcataagaaatgactttcgttcattgcatcaacacacacccaaaaccatgtttcgaggcgtcgcaatacacaacaaaatcatcgttgcctttgggaagtgacaagataggagcggtggtaagctttgtcttcaagatttggaacgcggattcttgctcggtcgcccaaatgaatttctttcccttgtgagttaatgcggttagaggacgtgcaaccaaagagaagttttcgatgaatctacgatagtacccggcgagacccaaaaattgacgaatgtgagtcggagtagtaggagtttcccatttactaatggcttcgatttttgatggatcgactttaataccttggtcacttacaacatgaccaagaaattgaacttccttcaaccaaaattcacacttggagaatttggcatagagtctttcttgtcttaaaagttcaagcacaagtcggaggtgttcctcgtgttcttcttcgctttttgaatagaccaaaatatcatcgatgaacacgataacgaatttgtcaagatacggtttgcacacgcggttcataagatccatgaacatcgccggtgcgttagtgagaccaaatggcattacaagaaattcataactaccataacgagtttggaaagcggttttggagacatcttcccccttaacccttaattgatgataacccgagcggagatcgatttttgaatatacgcaagacccttgtaattggtcaaagaggtcatcgatgcgaggaagaggatatcggttcttaaccgtcaatttgtttagttcacgataatcaatgcacattcgtagggatccgtgtttctttttaacaaacaaaatcggagcgccccaaggtgaatggctaggttggataaaaccacgatcaagtagttcttggatttgactttgcaattcttgcatttcggatggagcgagtctatatggtgcacgtgctacgggtgcggctcccggaataagatcgatttggaattcaaccggtcgatggggtggaagacccggcaattcgtcgggaaatacatcaaaaaagtcactaacaataggcacatcatcgatatgcttctcatcggactcgactttcttaacgtgggcaaggatcgcaaaacaacccttacggagtagttttctaactttaaggcacgaaacgaggttgagtctggtgcaactcttatcgccataaacaatcaaaggttcaccattctcgataggaattcggatggcgttaagatcacaaaggatgtgagatttcattttgactaaccaattcataccgattattacatcaaagcttcctagttccatgggtatcaagtcaatttcaaattccttacccaaaatgtttaacgtacaccccaggtaatatgtgtcggcacttaatagtttcccgttagccacttcaatggtataagtggtatctagtggaagtggtggagtgctaaaagaatgagtcaaagtcttggatacaaaactcttatcggcacccgaatcgaataaacaagtaacataagtgttgttgaggagaaacgtacccgtgactaattcattgtcatctcgggcttcctcggtgttgatgttgaaagctcggccgcgtgtgttggggttggctttcttcttcggacaggcatttctaaaatgacccgtttggccacattcataacaagtacccgattttggtgcattgggcaccttttgagcgacgggggcagcacttctacaatcgttggccatatgaccacccctttggcaccggtggcaaaatagattgctacattcaccatagtggtgtttgtggcatttgttgcaaaagggtttatttccgccataacttttcttggtgtcggaggtgaaaggctttttggtgaagttgttgttgtagttgttgcttgattgaggggcttcccattttcttttgttgttacccgacttgtcctcggctttaggcgccggtactacgatttcgtcaaccgtttcgatcaattggcgggccatgttcaaagcttgttgtaggttagcgggtttggatgacatcaccccttgtttgatgctctttggaagaccatacatataaagttcgaccctttgagattcggggttcacgaggtttgggcacatcaaggatagttcggcgaatcgttgattataggcattgagatcgtttccgaccgcctccaaggttcttagctcttgttcgagctttcgggtttcttcgcgagggaaaaattcgatgaccatcttttcccttaaatcggcccaagagagggcgtgagcttcatcggtacccaccgattgtacataagtattccaccatgtaagagcgacaccggcgaaaatgtgagtggagtatttgaccttgtcttggtcccgacaaccacttatgctaaagacggcttccgtttgctcaaaccatcgggtgagcacaaccggtcccccggttccatcaaaagtgtgaggtttgcaccccatgaaggctttataggagcatccctcgtttgagttaccggctccattgttgttgttgttgttgttttggttgttgttattattattgttattgttgttggatgagtgaccggccatggccgcatctacggcggtggctatcatgcgttgtagagcttgttcgggtgtttcacggcgtggtgcacgacgaggaggcattattccttcaaaacaaaagaataccgttggttagtattctaagtaatactaaccgtgatatggaataaagatagagagaaaattttccttgactcgccttaaattctttatgtcataatgtcggaacgttcatatgagtcaccgtaatataatcccggaaattatattaccctgattcatatgtgcattcgacattatttcatatagtcaaggtggcgtgtcaatcaaattaaacaacgtgagatttagatgaaataagagtagatatgagtagaagcgttcgagtataaatgcacaaatagtcaagtaattcctacttcaagtctatatgccggttgtagtctagactcaccaatgtaccctatgactcggggttgacaccaatgaactctaaatccctacaaccaacgctctgataccatctgtagcgacccgaccaaatcatgtttgacggcgccgactacttcggtcccgttgcgtggtcataagtctttattatgacttttgaccaaaatatgtcgcatttattttataagaaaaaggatgtttcaagttaacaaatgtagttcgaaagactagttacattacaatgtttaacgtacgaatgaaacctatgcgacacaatttaaagtagtcaaaagaggctccatctatgcatgtatactcgacatccaagcaagtatcaaaaagagtgcggaagcatgtatcaagtagctttcaaggacctgagaaaacatatagaaaactgtcaacgaaaacgttggtgaaatcataggtgttttagtaaacgttgcatttgaaccacaagatttaatataatatgattatctaaatcatttgcattccaaagttgttatttgtttcgcgggcacccaattatcaaacttaactgttttgcacccttcgcgtagtgttagaacatacactagacccgaaaatatatttcatccgctaacggtagcgaaccgtccgaatgaggctcgtcaagcccatgtgatcacataatataagttcacgtttacaccctgcaagtgtaactaatgataattgaattgaggctttttgttcaaacccgtacgtggaatgttcgttttcgtacttgtgttcaaagtgtaaaagtatgatacgtatatgtttctcatcccatagtttaaagcataaaagttgtttgaaggatgagactatgatctcaccttgagtgcacgtatgaaaagtacttcacaaagtaacgtgtgcgaaggatagtgctagtcttgacctaaaccaataggtcgtatcaataacggtaaacacgataggtcaaagatgtttaattagtcctatggctcgttacgactcgattatgtagcatgtgaatcaaattgtcaagtttcatgcaagatacaagtacagaaacaagttaggaaggttgcataatcatttggttaagtttgacaaaaagtcaaactttggtcggttaaagtcaacgaaagtcaacacgttcgggtcgggtcccgaactatttttctgaggtttttattcatatataagtatgttagaacaagtctcatgtgaatcggaggtccatagtgtgccaaacatttttcgtattttgaccaaagaggtcagaaactggacacggcttagaccgcgccgcggccccaaattgtcgcgccgcgacaatacacgggaactggtacctggtcagtctcaaatgtccaagtctcaattccaaacactttcaagcataactcgcaaaccgctaatacttagaactcgtatcttatatcgttagaaaggtaatttgacaaagaacacatctaaatacatttcaccaaccaaaaatgttatttgtaacaatcgactttccaaagtaaatgatcaattaatgcatacatttaatacacaaatttgataagtgcacatttatgattcgggcatttaatgcatacatataacatgccgttttgtaggtaatcgagcatacaatacaactaactacttactaactacaattcatgtcattcaatgcatcaaatattcatttcaagcttatcaaaccctaacccgaattcaccaaaatcactaatcaagtttatggagttttctcaagcaacctacacatcaatttgaagctagtgatactaggaacacatttaatacatgcatttataatatttaacaacattcaaacaaccaaatcaccaaatcaaacacaccaaagttcatactcaagctagttacttcaaataacgaaatcgagcatataaatcatatattcatgttagacttgagccatagacactaattaacaactttataagttcaacaatatcaagaacacaaaatctagtgattttagaaagttacccaaaattgatgaagtcggtatggaatcgaagaggaagttgcaaggatttcaaatatgtaatttgttttgcaagacacccgctagcttggatttagatgatgattccttgtttgagaaattgagagaaaatatggaagtagaagaagaaaagggaaaatgaaaaaagaaaagatgggggtgggggttgactagtcaaaggctagtcacctctttggcattttggcgaaactagtccctctagttcggttgcgggtgcgtgaattacctagacgagatatttttaaaacacgtattaacgggagatgttataaacatataacgggatttaaatagttaaacggaaaagtaaacggaaaaaggcgggatgttacaggaaccatcatttggcaactagcatgaatgattacacaaaattacaaactaatggagcctttatgaACACCCCCTTTTCACGTGAAGTAGTACtcacataaacactttcattttcaatttttcttgaatcaaactcatctctctcaagtgttcttccattgttctaagtgttcttcatcatcttcatcaaaatctagctcaatctagttcataaatccatgcataaaccaagttataaaagaactactcaagaacacaccaacaacacttccaagtttgctagcttacttccaatcttgcaaattcactttgagtgatcatccaacctcaagaaatctttcttatttacagtaagatatctttctaatataaggtaatactcatattcaaactttgattcaatttctataaccttaacaatcttatttcgagtggaaatcttacttgaacttgttttcgtgtcatgattttgcttcaagaattttcaagccatccaaggatcctttaaagctagatctatttttctcttttcagtaggtttatccacaaaacttgaggtagtaatggtattcataacatcattcgattcatatatataaaactaccttattcgaaggtttaaacttgcaatcactagaacatagtttagttaattctaaacttgttcgcaaacaaaagttaatccttctaacttgaattttaaaatcaactaaacacatgttctatatctatatgatatgctaacttaatgatttaaaacctgaaaacacaaaaaataccgtaaaaccgaatatacgccgtcgtagtaacaccgcgggctgttttgggttagttaattaaaaactatgataaactttgatttaaaagtggttcttctgggaaaatgatttttcttatgaacatgaaactatatccaaaaatcatggttaaactcaaagtggaagtatgttttccaaatggtcatctagacgtcgttctttcgactaaaatgactacctttacaaaaatgacttgtaacctatatttacgaccataaacttatactttttctgtttagattcataaacttaagttcaatatgaaaccatagcaacttgaatcactcaaaacggatttaaaacgaagaagttatgggtaaaacaagattggataattttgcttgttgtaactacgtgaaaattggtaacaaatctatattaatcatatcctagctaactcatattgtattatacatgtattccaacatatattatgtaatcttgggataccatagacacgaatacaatgttttaacatatcatatcgacccatctatatatatatttcggaacaaccatagacactctatatgcagtaatgttggagttagctatacatggttgaggttgattccaaaatattatatatattttgagttgtgatctagcctgagacttgtatacacgaggtcgtggattgattcaaaataaaatatattgctttatttctgtacatctaactgtggacaactagttgtagattactaacgaggactgctgacttaacacacccaaatcattaaaacgtaataaaaatgttataattatattttgatcatactttgatatatatgtacatatttgttataggttcgtgaatcaacccgtggccaagtcttacttctcgacgaagtaaaaatctgtgaaagtgagttgtagtcccagtttttaaatctaacatttttgggatgagaatacatgcagtttataaatgttttacaaaatagacacaagtacgtgaaactacattctatggttgaattattaaaccgaatatgcccctttttagtctggtaatctaagaattagggaacaaacaccctaattgacgcgaatcctaaagatagatctattgggttcaacaaaccccatccaaaataccggatgctttagtacttcgaatttatcatgtccgaagggagtcccggaatgacaggggatattctatatgcatcttgttaaggtcggttaccaggtgttcaccatatgaatgatttttatctctatgtatgggatgtatattgaaatatgaaatcttgtggtctattattacgatttgataaatatataggttaaacctataactcaccaatattttttgttgacgtttaaagcatgtttattctcaggtgattattaagagcttccgctattgtatgctagtatatggacaagatttggtgtcagcatgcttgtataatattgtttaaaactgcattcgagatttattttgttgtaacatattaatatttgtaaaccaatatgtattggtagtgtgtaagtgtgatatttgttagattatcatttctggataatctaggtggtgtctttttaaccttgtcgataaaataaaggttatggtttgttttaaaaacgaatgcagtctttgaaaaacgtctcatatagaggtcaaaacctcgcaacgaaatcaattaatatggaacgtttataatcaatatgaacgggacatttcatgtcccGCATTTTTAATCCTAACAATTGATTATATTGATCAAAGGGCTTAAATTTATTTCTGATTTTCAAACAAAATTTTAAGAATGCAAATGAATATTTCTCATTCGTTTGTATATCTATTTACGAAAACGAACTATTAATTTAGTTAATCCTAAAAGGCAAATTAAACTAATAAATCGAGATGTATGAAGTACAATTTATaaaatgaaaagtaaaaaaaaaaaaaaaggaagagaatatatatttcataaatgcttataaaaaatattaataaaaaacaAGGAGCTATGTTGataaaataaaaagaagaaaaGCACTCTTGAAGATGCTTTACTTCCAATTAACAACACATTTTTGGAGTAGTATATAaggttaatattaatttttatttttataaaagaattGAATATtgatatacacaataattaataaAGTATAATTTTAGATTCATCTAAAATTATAATTTGTAATGCTTTAATTATTGATTCAAAATTATAATTCTTCAAGAATTAAAGAATTATAAATCAATGATATGAATTTCAGCCAATGATTATGGATTAAGAACGTCGTGGGATCGAATCTAAAAGGCACCTTTTTTAAATTGTGTTATGAGCAACTAACTTTGGGGTTTCTCAGAAGGATTTTTTTTATTGTGCTTTATGAGTAGTTAATCTGCAATTTTTACTTGACACATGGTCTGGATATGATCGGATGGATGACTTTTGTCTCCGTTACCAACTCCTAGCACGCTCTAAAAAAAATCTGaacattttttttaattttaattaaaatgacaaATAATCATTTAAACGTTTGAAATCAAAAATTAAAGCTATTGGAGAGGTTTTCTTAAACCCCCATTACGAAGtactttaaacttgtaattacaattCACAACATTCACTTACGTCATTGAATTTAAAGGCTTGTACTATGCAAGAGGTCCAACAAAACTGGGCCTACTAAATAGATTTACTAACTTGACGTGGGCTCATCTCTTTCTCTTGTAGATGGATTAAAAAGCAACCAAAAATACCCTCGTTTTATAACATTAATACATTTTTCTTAACTTTTTAACGATATGCTCTTCaaatcacaaaattacaaaaacacACTCTCACCATTACCACGATGCGTGCTGCGTTGTGCGAGTTCCTTAGTTGTTGATTCATTTGAATGGCATCGTCCAAGATTACCCACAACTCACACTCGCAACACGCACCACGCACCAAGTAACGCGCACTCGAGTAGTCGTGAACAAGCCAAAACGAGATTTTTGTTATTTTTACACAATCTAACAACTAAAATAAGTCTTTTTTTTAAAGGCTATAATATTAAAAAAGAGGCACAATTCCAAACTGGTACAAACCAACCTACAAGTACTAGGCATTACACAATGATTTAAAACACCTTATCACACCTAACAAACATAAACTAAACAAAGACACCAAACAACTAAAATAAGTCTAAACAACAAGTACAATGCATATATattacatacaagccttaaactaCTAAAAATAAGTcaaatacatatacacacacaaaGTATTCAGCGACACGTCTAAGAGAAATAATAAATCAAGTGATGGGAAAAGGGATTTTACCTGATTCTTAAACATTGTGAAATATGGAATTGTTCAACTGCTTCAAAAACTTATATACTTCAAACATTGTGGAATATGTATGATTGTTCGCTTGCGCTCTTTTAAACGAACAATCACGGTGATATCTTttccaattataattattaatttcttTAGCGTAATTATCTTATTCTATTGAggaagataatataataatttataagtcAAAAATTATGTTAGATTAATCATTACACAATGTCCAAACAACATTTGTAACTCCTAAAACATCTTTCATTCAATTTTGTGATCAACCAAACTTAAACCACTATTTTAAAATTCACGCTATTAAATTCAAGTACGCAACAAAACCTAAACCCTTAATTTCACGCCACTACAACTTTAACTCCAATTTACGATTAGACAAGTCAAtcaaattgaaaaataaaatacggagtaataattttgTACTGGTAACATTAttcttaattaatttaatttttattataatattaaatCGAAAAAATTATTAATTACGGAATATTGAATCCCATAAAACGCGGCATCCATTTCATAGTTTTCAATCAACTGTCAAAAAGTCCTTGAAATCACCCCCAAATCCCTTAAATTCAACTTACCACTGAATCTGTTCGAGATCCAATCTTCAAATTCGCAtttcactaaaccctaatttcaccCCCAATTTCATCAACAATGGTTGTAGCAAAACAGCATTACGCCACAAGCAGTTTAGTAATCGGATACGCTTTATGTTCAAGTTTACTATCAGTAATCAACAAATTCGCCATCACTAAATTCAATTACCCAGGTTTATTAACTGCTTTACAGTACTTAGTTTCAGCTTTAGGTGTTTGGTTATTAGGTAAATTAGGGTTTCTAAATCACGATCCATTTACTTTGGCAACTGCTAAGAAGTTTTTACCTGCTGCAATTGTTTTTTACCTCGCAATATTTACTAATACGAATCTGTTACGTCATGCAAATGTTGATACATTTATTGTATTTAGATCATTGACTCCAATTCTAGTAGCTATTGCTGATACTATGTTTCGAAAACAACCGATTCCTTCGAAACTTACATTTGTTTCGCTTTTAGTTATTATGGGTGGTGCGATCGGGTACGTTGCGACTGATTCGGGGTTTACTTTAACTGCGTATTCATGGGCGTTTGCGTATTTGATCACGATTACAActgaaatggtttatatcaaacatATGGTAACGAATCTCGGGTTGAATACTTGGGGATTTGTTTTTTATAATAATTTGTTGTCATTAATGATGGCACCGTTGTTTTGGGTTATA is from Rutidosis leptorrhynchoides isolate AG116_Rl617_1_P2 chromosome 10, CSIRO_AGI_Rlap_v1, whole genome shotgun sequence and encodes:
- the LOC139873174 gene encoding GDP-fucose transporter 1-like, translated to MVVAKQHYATSSLVIGYALCSSLLSVINKFAITKFNYPGLLTALQYLVSALGVWLLGKLGFLNHDPFTLATAKKFLPAAIVFYLAIFTNTNLLRHANVDTFIVFRSLTPILVAIADTMFRKQPIPSKLTFVSLLVIMGGAIGYVATDSGFTLTAYSWAFAYLITITTEMVYIKHMVTNLGLNTWGFVFYNNLLSLMMAPLFWVITGEYTDVFAAVGANRGNLFEAVAFTAVSLSCVFGLAISFFGFACRKAISATAFTVTGVVNKFLTVAINVLIWDKHASPFGLFCLLVTIAGGILYQQSVTGVNVQSVQRDPAASKLVDDKDDADDYAEEDPEKGT